CTGACAGTGAATGAAAATATGCTCGTGACTATCTGACTTAGTGTTGTAGAGGCAACAACGGGAAGCTAGGGAAAACCGTGATGCTGAAGATTATCTTCGATGGGTAGTTTGCCAAGGTGAGCAAAAAGTCCAAAAACGGATAACCAAACCGAAATTCttgtttggttcggttattttaatattttggttcGATGCGGTTTTCAGAATTTCCTtattcggttatcggttcgattatttcaaaaaaaaatatcggtTTAacaaaaaaccgaaccgaatttatatttaaataaaaaaataattttacttatttatttattcctcGTACTTCAATTTGTGCAAGAAAAcccaaaattttagttttaaatattactgaattaaTTTGTAATATATGAGGTATTtgcttaattgattttgaaattccaaattaataaagttaaaatttcataatttataacatttaaattaaaaatataaaaattatatggCTTGTGTTCAAAATTCAACACAATTTGATTTGAAAGTTGAATTTCAAATCCTCCATACAATATTCTTTCAAATTCAATTTATATTCattgaaatttaattatttaatactTAAATAAGTAAATTTTAGAATTGCACAATTAAACTTTAAAATTAATGGTTAAGAAATTTGACGTGCCAAGTTGATAGAAAATTCCAATCTAAATTAGATTTGTTGATTATAGAAATACTACTTAAATAAGTAAATTTTAGAATTGCACAATTAAACTTTAAAATTAATGGTTAAGAAATTTGACGTGTCAAGTTGATAGAAAATTCCAATCTAAATTAGATTTGTTGATTATAGAAATACAATCTGAATTGGATGAATTGGAGGAATCTTAATTCCTTTGTATAAAAAGGAAgacgatgtccaagattgtgccaactatcgaggaatcaaattaatgagtcacactatgaaattttgggagcgagtgatcgaacaaagatTAAGAAGGATGGTGAAGATCTCAGAAAACCAGTTGGAATGGggaatcgaacctcaaacctGTCAATAAGGGCTAAATTTTAATGGAGTGGggaatcgaacctcaaacctGTCAAGCAGAGATTCAATGTCTTACCACTCGGACCAACCCTCACTGGTTACATAGATGCACTAAACCCCTATTTTAGTGCCATAAAAACTTTCTACcaataaagagaaaaagaaagttgGAATGGAATAAAAGAATAAAGTACACAAAAATGAGGTCTAATCCAGGTGTAAGGAAATTTCTCCTCGACAGTGGGTGATGTAGGAAATAGAAGGCCAAACCCAGGCGTCTACGGAATAAATGACATTGCGACACCTATACAATTCCATTTTAAATCCCCCTTTGATTACATTGAAAATACACACATTAAAAAGGAGCCAAACTGTAATAATGAATATCTTTGGCCAAATAATTAACTAAGAAATATCAGTATACTCTTCCAAATTAAGTATCCCCAACATAACACCATAATTAATATGAGAAAATGAGAAAACCTTCAACTGAATACTGCAATCAACCACAGCATAGGACTCAGAATGGATTAATTTGGAAATGCTCCAAAGCTTAACGTGCATTTGATGAATGAGCAAAATAATCACAATGCAGATGCTGAAATGATAACTTCTCTTACATCATACACAGCTTCCTATACCACAAGCTAAAGAGAAAACAAAACAAGGATCAAATATAACATTTCAAACAACTTCTTACTTCTTGACATTCACCGAATACAAAAGGCATGACGTATTAATTTACATATAACATGGACATTCAAATATCCAGTATTCTTCACAAAACTGACTATATcagacaacaacaacaacaaacaactcCAGGTTCAGTCAAACCAAGATCTCTAGTCGCTGGTCGTTCTGAAAATGTACCAGATGGACCAAACTTGGAACTTACTTGCCTTAATATATGTAATCATCATTAAAGATGGTGTTCGCGTAATTGCTACTCATGGATTTGTCACCCTGCATATCAAAAAAGGACAATGAACAATTTAAGCAACTAAATATTACGTTTCTTCATATATTAATGCCGTTGCTTACCCTGTGAATGAGCTTCTCGAATGCTTCAGTTCCATTCTCTGCAATGTATCTCTCAGCAGCAGTTATAATGTCATCTTTCTTGCTCAAGACATCCTTATTCTTTGGTACATACCAGATGTTAATAGTTTGCTGCGGATTAATAAAGATAGGCCTCAGAAGGTGTTGATAAACGTATGCAGCACCGCTGAAGTACGGAATGACCAACCAGCACGTCATAATAAGCTTTGCATATGACCAGATTGGTATCCTGCCATTACAGATCAATAAAATTCAAGCAACACATCCATAATAGCATAACACTCATCAACCAATGGTGAGATTACTCAAGTGAAGTTGAGCTCAAGTATATAATATTTTCCTAGGACTTCATTTGCTCTAATCGTGTACTGTCCTTTGAATATAATAGACATTAGCAATAAAACTGTTGACCAAGTACAATGGACACACTATTTTTGGCCCTTGTGCTCATAAGTTTTTTTGAAATTCCCAAAACTTCAATTTGATTAGATTTGATCCCTGGAGGCTGGACTTTcaagacaatctttccattCAAAATGAAGAAAATCAAGTTCAGTCCATTAGAGAGAGTGCATTTCCATAAACGTCATTTGCAACGATTTTGATCACCTTAAGGGTGAAGTATAACAAAAATCAAAATACAAGGGCTAAAACTGACCAAATCAAAGTTCAAGGGAAATAAGTCAAATCTGGCCAAGTAAGGAGCTAAAAGTATCATTTTTCCCCCATAAGGATGTAATCAAGGATGTGGAAATAGGTTCAACTAAAAAAGCAAATCTCCCATCTGACCAGAATTTCAAGGTATTGTTATTCAAAACAAACTAACATCCAAACAATGTCCAAAAACACATAATGCAGTTGAAACTTCCAAAATTCaggaataaataattaaaataaaggaggaaaaagaaaaggagtAGGTTATATAGGCAAGACTGAAATAAAAACTTACCATTCAATGAGTTTGGCAAAGGTAA
The DNA window shown above is from Euphorbia lathyris chromosome 1, ddEupLath1.1, whole genome shotgun sequence and carries:
- the LOC136232082 gene encoding HVA22-like protein a, coding for MGSGAGSFLKVLLKNFDVLAGPVVSLVYPLYASVRAIETKSPVDDQQWLTYWVLYSMITLFELTFAKLIEWIPIWSYAKLIMTCWLVIPYFSGAAYVYQHLLRPIFINPQQTINIWYVPKNKDVLSKKDDIITAAERYIAENGTEAFEKLIHRGDKSMSSNYANTIFNDDYIY